A single genomic interval of Pseudanabaenaceae cyanobacterium SKYG29 harbors:
- a CDS encoding branched-chain amino acid ABC transporter permease yields RAMSACLGINTDHVDALTFALGSGLAGIAGCAVSFLGSVGPNTGQNYIVDMFMVVVVGGVGNLLGTILAALGIGTLNYLLGS; encoded by the coding sequence ACCGGGCCATGAGCGCCTGTCTGGGGATCAATACTGACCATGTAGATGCCTTGACGTTTGCGCTGGGGTCGGGGCTGGCGGGCATTGCCGGTTGTGCGGTTAGTTTCTTAGGGTCGGTCGGGCCGAATACCGGGCAAAACTACATCGTGGACATGTTCATGGTGGTGGTTGTGGGGGGCGTCGGCAACCTGCTGGGAACCATCCTGGCAGCCTTGGGCATTGGGACGCTGAATTACTTGCTGGGTTC